A window of Canis lupus familiaris isolate Mischka breed German Shepherd chromosome 12, alternate assembly UU_Cfam_GSD_1.0, whole genome shotgun sequence genomic DNA:
GCAGTATATCCGCTTCGGCCTGATGGACGTGGATACTCTCCATACAGTTGCCCTGTCCCACCCCCTGGTCCAGGCCAGTGAAACTGCAACGGCCCTTGTCAATGAGGCCCTGGAATACCACCAGAGCATCTATGCACAGCCCGTTTGGCAAACTCGCAGGACCAAACCGCGGTTCCAGTCAGACACTCTGTATATCATTGGCGGGAAAAAGCGTGAGGTCTGTAAAGTCAAGGAACTTCGGTACTTCAATCCCGTTGACCAGGAGAGTGCTCTCATAGCTGCCATTGCCAACTGGAGTGAGCTGGCTCCCATGCCTGTGGGAAGGAGCCACCACTGTGTGGCAGTCATGGGGGACTTTCTGTTTGTAGCAGGAGGAGAAGTTGAGCATGCTAGTGGCCGGACGTGTGCCGTGAGGACTGCCTGTCGCTATGACCCCCGCAGTAATTCCTGGGCCGAGATAGCACCCATGAAAAACTGCCGGGAGCATTTTGTGCTGGGGGCCATGGATGAGTACCTGTATGCGGTGGGGGGCAGGAATGAACTGCGCCAGGTGCTGCCCACCGTGGAGCGATACTGCCCCAAGAAGAACAAGTGGACTTTTGTGCAGTCCTTTGACCGATCGCTTTCATGTCATGCCGGATATGTGGCAGATGGCCTTCTTTGGATATCAGGTAGAACATGGCTCATGTGTTGGATTTGTCAAAAAGTACTTTCGCTGTGGCATGAATTTAAAAGTTGAGCTTCGGTAGTCGGGGCCATGTGTGACTGAACCCCTGACCCGAGGATGCCACCTCAGCCGCTGAGCATTCATTTCTTGGGCACCTGCTCTGTGGAGAGCAGTGTCACTGGAAGTAATCGACCTTGCGtgaccttattttattttattttattttattttattttattttattttatttatttattcatgagagacacagagagagagcggtagagacacaggcagagggagaagcaagccccatgcagggaccctgatgtgggattcgatcccctgactccaggatcacatcctgggccaaaggcaggcgctaaattgctgagccacccaggcgtccccctttcATGACTTTCTGAGTGAGCAAAGTTTAAGGTGGAAATTAATGGCTCATcacaacctttttcttttctttctttctttctttctttctttctttctttctttctttcttactttcttttcttttttttttaagattttgtgtatttattcatgagagacacagagagacagagacagagagagagaggcagagacacaggcagagggagaagcaggctccatgcagggagcacgacgtgggattcaatcccgggtctccaggatcaggccctgggctgaaggcggacactcgaccactgagccacccagggatcccccatcacaACCTTTATCTACTAAACCTTCTGTTGTTTAGATTGTCAGTTTTTTGATACTCGTGGATTGTTTTGCACACCTTGTGGTTTCTCCagatcttcactttttttttttttttttttaaatcattctggGCTGCTTGACTAGGAGAAGTCTCATCAAAGACAGGGCAGGCAGAGTAAAAACCCAGTAAATCCATTTTGATGGGTATAGCAATGGGCTCTGTGTATCCAGGTAGGAGCTGTGCTGTGCATGGAGGAAAGGGATCTCAGTTATTGGCTAAAATAATGCTTTTGTATTGTCTGTGGACTGTAGTTATACACAACAACCTAAGTTCCTTATTCTTGCTTACTCTCCTATTCTTACTGATTATTAGGGGGGTACTTATtattttagtttacattttcttcaaattttttaaagccctttGATGATGAATaaaggaaactaatataatgaaCTCCATGTACCAATGACCCAGTTCCAACAGTATTCCAGTCGTTACCAGTCTTGTTTCATCTGCACCACATACTCTGCGAACCCCTCATGGCTTCCTCTTCACTGGTACAGAAGGAGTCTATGAGGCATAACTTATCAACATCACATTATCAACCTGTATTTCTAACCCAATTCTTGAAAAGACCTAAACTGTTCTTTTGAAAGGGTTGCCTGTTGGGGAAGAAAGTTCCATCTTTTCTCAGTTGGAGGATACTCATTTTGTAACCCAGATGGAACTTGTTGAATTTCCATGTCAAGtacaaagagaaataggaaaatcagATAACTTTAATTCTAAGAGTAACATTGAGATGTTTATACTTAGAAGACGcaatcaggcttttttttttttttttaagtctgtacATCTTAATCCATTTCATGTATTTCACCCATCACCCTACCTGCCTCCCCACTGGCAAGCACCAATGTAATGTGTTacctatatttataattttgtttctgatgttttttatttgcttgttcatttgttttttaggttccacgcgtaagtgaaattatatggtatttgtctttttctaacttattttacttagcataataccctctaggtccatctatgttgttacgagtggcatgatctcattcttttttatggctgagtaatatttccatTCGTAGATcatgcttccataatttggctattgaaaataaggctgcagtaaacataggggtgcataaatctttttgatttagtgtttctttattctttggataaataccaagtagCAAAATtacaggatcatatggtaattttttttttttctttaaggaatccCCAAACTGTTTTCCCATAgcggctacaccagtttgcattcccacaaacagtgcatgaGTGTTTTTCTcgacatcctcaccaatacttgttgtttcttttgtttttggttttagccattttgacaggtatgaggtaCTATATCATTGTGATTGTGATTTGcgttttcctgatgatgagtgatgctaagcatcttttcatgtgtctgttggccatctgtatgtcttctttggagaaatgtctgttcatgtcttctgctcatttttatttatttttttttttaaatttttatttatttatgatagtcacacacacacagagagagagagacgcagagacacaggcagagggagaagcaggctccatgcaccgggagcccgacgtgggattcgatcctgggtctccaggattgcgccctgggccaaaggcaggcgctaaaccgctgcgccacccagggatcccttctgctcatttttaaattggattatttggtttttggtgttgagttgtataagttgtttatacattttggatactaaccctttatcagatattttctttgcaatatcttctcccattcattagattgtcttttagatttattgattgtttcctttgctgggcagaagcttttaattttgatgtagtcccaatagttcatttttgcttgtgtctcccttgcctcaggagacatatcaaGAAAAAATGTTGTTACGATTGATGTCAGAGAAATCACTGCCTGtcctctcttctaggatttctatggttttaggtctcacatttgggtccttaatccatgttgagtttatttttatgtatggtgtaagagagcggtccagtttcattcttttgcacgttgctgcccagttttcccaacaccatttgttcaagagactttttcccattacatattCTTTATTACTTTATCAAAGATTAGGAAAATAATCTTTGATCATATAAATATGGGTTTAGCCTTGGgatctctattctattccattgatctttgtttctgtttttgtgtcagtaccatactgttttgattactacgtctttgtagtatatcttgaaatctgggattgtgatacctccagttttggtcttcattttcaggattgcttttgctattcaggaccttttgtggttccatacaaatgttgTTTATTATAGTTGTTGTTTATTATAGTTCTGCAAGAACtgctattagtattttgatagagattgcattaaatctgtagattgctctgggtagtatggacattttaatgatatttattctctgaaattcatgagcatggagtatctttccatttgtgtcatcttcaatttgcttcattagttttttttttaagattttatttatttatttgagagagagagcacgagcagggaaggggaattggcaaagaggaagaagcagactccctgctgagcagggagccagatgcagtgctcaattccaggatcccaggatcatgacctgaaccaaaggcagacacttaaccaactgagccacccaggtgcccctccttcttcagtgttttataatttttagagtaTCGGTcttaccttcttggttaaatttatttgtaggtattttattctttttgacacAATTctgaatgggattgttttcttaatttctctttctgctacttaccattgtatagaaattcaacatttctgtatattgatttttttttatttctgtattcattgTATTGTATCCATCTGTTCATTGTATCTACTTCACTGTATTCATTTGTcagagtagcttttttttttttttttttttttttttgcttgaatctttaggattttctgtatatggtataatgtcatctgcaaagtgaaatttttttttaaagattttatttatttattcatgagagacacagaaagagaggcaggcagagacataggcagagggagaagcaggctccatgcagggagcctcatgcgggactcgatcccaggaccatgggatcacaccctgggccagaggcaaatgctcaactgctgagccacccaggcatccctgcaaactgaaatttttacttcttccttacaaatttggatgcatttttttctagTCTGTTTGCTATGCCTAGGACTTCAGTGCTATATCAAATacaagtagtgagagtggacatccttatcttgttcctaatcttagagggaaagctctcagctttttctctttaagtatgatgttagttgtgggtttgtcatctatggcctttattatgttgaaattaTGTTCCACCTAGCCCTACTTCGTTGagggttttttatcatgaatgtgaCGTACTTTGTTAAAtagtttttctgcatctatgaaatgatggtttttattctttttcttgttgatgtgatgtgtcacattgatagaattgcaaatattgaaccattccagcaacccaagaataaatcccacttgattgtggtgaattattttttaatgtttatctatttttttaaagatagattcattcattcattcattcatttattcgtgagagacacacacagagagaaacacaggcagagtgaaaagcaggctccatgcagggagcctgatgcaggacttgatcccggaaccatgggatcacaccctgggccaaaggcagatgctcaaccactgagccacccaggagtcccggtGAATTATTTTTTAGTGTGCTATTAGATTTGGTGTGCTAATcttttgttgagaatgtttgcatctgtgtttcaTCAGAGATGCTGTCCTgaggttctctttttttgtggtgtctttatctggttttcatACAGGATaacactggcctcatagaatgaatttggaagcttcctttcttcttctattttttggaatagtttgagaagaatacatGTTAACTCTTccctaaatgtttggtagaattcatccgtgaagctatctggtctggacttttgttttgggGAGTTTTCTGATTACTGACTCAGTTTCACTACTAGTAATCCAtctgttcaaatattctatttcttcctgattcagttttgggaagtTATATGATTTTGGAATTTAGCCagttcttctaggttgtccaatttgttggcctataatttttcacaatgttctcttataatcctttatatttctgtggtgttgttatttctcctcttccatttttggatttgagtcctctctctctcctatttttttcttttctctctctctctctctctttttgataagtctggttaAAGATTTGATCATTACAAAGAACCAGCtgctggttttgttgatctattctattgaggattttttgctttgtttttagttcctatttcatttatctctgctctagtttgtgttatttccttccttctactggttttgggttttggttaGTCCTCTTTTTCAGCTCCTTTAGGTACAAGtttaagattgtttatttgagatttttcttgcttcttgagataagCCTGTATGCTGTAAAGATCCCTCTTAGAACAACTTTTGCTGTaacccaaagattttggaccattgtgttataattttcatttgtctccaagtatttttttatttcctcttcgaTGTCTCAGGTGACCTGTTTATTGTTTAGCatcatgttatttaacctccatgtatttgtgttctttacaggtttttttcttgattgatttctagtttcatattgtTGTGACCA
This region includes:
- the KLHL32 gene encoding kelch-like protein 32 isoform X7 codes for the protein MDELLQYIRFGLMDVDTLHTVALSHPLVQASETATALVNEALEYHQSIYAQPVWQTRRTKPRFQSDTLYIIGGKKREVCKVKELRYFNPVDQESALIAAIANWSELAPMPVGRSHHCVAVMGDFLFVAGGEVEHASGRTCAVRTACRYDPRSNSWAEIAPMKNCREHFVLGAMDEYLYAVGGRNELRQVLPTVERYCPKKNKWTFVQSFDRSLSCHAGYVADGLLWISGGVTNTAQYQNRLMVYEPNQNKWISRSPMLQRRVYHSMAAVQRKLYVLGGNDLDYNNDRILVRHIDSYNIDTDQWTRCNFNLLTGQNESGVAVHNERIYLVGGYSIWTNEPLACIQVVDISREGKEEVFYGPTLPFASNGIAACFLPAPYFTCPNLQTLQVPHHRIGTI